The Rhododendron vialii isolate Sample 1 chromosome 8a, ASM3025357v1 genome has a window encoding:
- the LOC131336432 gene encoding protein indeterminate-domain 7-like → MMKSLLSQQQNPGVEENMSNLTSASGEASVSSGNIRAESGSIFPQQYFAPHQTQQAVKKKRNLPGNPDPDAEVISLSPKSLMATNRFICEICSKGFQRDQNLQLHRRGHNLPWKLKQRSSKEIKKKVYVCPEPSCVHHHPSRALGDLTGIKKHFCRKHGEKKWKCEKCSKRYAVQSDWKAHSKTCGTREYRCDCGTLFSRRDSFITHRAFCDALAEESARATITGVNPLLSSTQSPISHINPQNIQFQPQFLQSFQMKQEQQSFNSILPRPDIPPWLSCPPPAVGSGPGPPPPTLFSATTRLDHQDLITNHQDFENPISPNSSTTHQVQPYQHQPMASPHMSATALLQKAAQMGATMSTANKNCSAGHGPHQGQDHHVSADSSGNYMITAAAAAGFGQNLASREGMGTGFFFPFGDSNKAQLNLSGTEAGSGAGAAAPSSSSSFFQDMISISSASGFAGSSFDDTFGGMLSSKKDGGGGGNEGMTRDFLGLRPLSESDILSITGLSNHVSKQNQTQKSWQGN, encoded by the exons ATGATGAAAAGTTTGTTaagccaacaacaaaacccaGGTGTTGAAGAGaacatgtcaaatttgactTCTGCCTCTGGTGAAGCAAGTGTTTCTTCCGGCAATATTAGGGCCGAATCTGGCTCTATTTTTCCTCAGCAGTATTTTGCTCCTCATCAAACTCAACAAGCagtgaagaagaagagaaaccTACCAGGCAACCCAG ACCCAGATGCAGAAGTCATATCTTTATCCCCCAAGAGTCTCATGGCAACAAACAGATTCATCTGCGAGATCTGTAGCAAGGGGTTTCAAAGAGACCAGAACCTCCAGCTGCACAGAAGAGGCCACAATCTGCCATGGAAGCTGAAGCAGAGAAGCAGCAAAGAGATCAAGAAAAAGGTGTATGTTTGCCCAGAACCCAGTTGTGTCCACCACCACCCGTCAAGAGCACTGGGGGATTTGACAGGGATCAAGAAGCACTTTTGCAGAAAACATGGCGAGAAGAAATGGAAATGTGAAAAGTGCTCAAAGCGGTATGCGGTTCAATCGGATTGGAAAGCTCATTCTAAGACCTGTGGCACAAGGGAGTACAGATGTGACTGTGGCACCCTTTTCTCTAG GAGGGATAGTTTCATCACTCACAGAGCATTCTGTGATGCACTAGCAGAAGAAAGTGCAAGAGCAACAATCACAGGAGTAAACCCACTACTCTCCAGTACCCAATCACCAATTTCCCACATAAACCCTCAAAACATCCAATTCCAACCCCAATTCCTTCAGTCATTCCAAATGAAACAAGAGCAACAAAGCTTCAACAGCATCCTCCCTAGACCAGATATCCCACCATGGCTATCTTGCCCGCCGCCGGCTGTAGGATCCGGCCCCGGCCCACCGCCCCCAACACTCTTCTCCGCCACAACACGGTTAGATCACCAAGACTTGATCACAAACCACCAAGATTTTGAAAACCCAATTAGCCCTAACTCAAGCACAACCCATCAAGTTCAACCCTACCAGCACCAACCAATGGCATCGCCACACATGTCAGCGACTGCATTGCTGCAGAAAGCAGCCCAAATGGGTGCAACAATGAGCACCGCGAACAAGAACTGCTCAGCGGGTCATGGGCCCCACCAGGGCCAAGATCATCACGTGTCTGCTGATTCCTCTGGTAATTACATGataacagcagcagcagcagctggtTTTGGGCAGAATTTGGCATCACGTGAAGGGATGGGAACTgggtttttctttccttttgggGACAGCAACAAAGCCCAGCTGAATCTTTCTGGTACGGAGGCGGGTTCGGGTGCGGGTGCAGCtgcaccttcttcttcttcttctttttttcaggaCATGATTTCAATCTCTTCTGCAAGTGGGTTTGCTGGGTCTTCTTTTGATGATACATTTGGTGGTATGTTGAGTTCTAAGAAagatggcggcggcggcggcaatGAAGGGATGACTAGGGATTTCTTGGGTCTGAGACCACTGTCTGAGAGTGATATTCTGAGTATAACTGGTCTTAGTAACCACGTCagcaaacaaaaccaaacccaaaaatcatGGCAAGGTAATTAA